The following are encoded together in the Lathyrus oleraceus cultivar Zhongwan6 chromosome 3, CAAS_Psat_ZW6_1.0, whole genome shotgun sequence genome:
- the LOC127129150 gene encoding uncharacterized protein LOC127129150, with amino-acid sequence MYKKAWKSFKELSKDEKDEWFDKFKEKCTWNVMDEYMIRKNYRGRTSVRLSDMLRRVRLDWEERNIRPNWIGKEVFDELLAYWATDNFKAKSQKAKDMRASERGGCLNATGSISIGEHAKRMVKIITTV; translated from the exons ATGTATAAAAAAGCTTGGAAGTCATTCAAAGAACTTTCCAAGGATGAGAAAGATGAATGGTTTGATAAATTTAAG GAAAAGTGTACGTGGAATGTAATGGATGAATATATGATTAGAAAAAATTATCGGGGAAGAACATCTGTCCGACTTTCTGACATGCTTAGGCGTGTCAGACTTGATTGGGAAGAACGAAATATTCGTCCCAACTGGATAGGCAAGGAAGTATTTGACGAACTTCTTGCCTATTGGGCTACCGATAATTTTAAAGCTAAATCTCAAAAAGCAAAAGACATGAGAGCATCCGAAAGGGGGGGTTGCCTTAATGCTACAGGAAGTATAAGCATTGGAGAACATGCAAAACGGATGGTAAAAATTATAACTACGgtttaa